A genomic region of Metopolophium dirhodum isolate CAU chromosome 1, ASM1992520v1, whole genome shotgun sequence contains the following coding sequences:
- the LOC132933041 gene encoding tigger transposable element-derived protein 4-like: protein MSKRKQFTIEEKANVIFRLKKGEKNSDIANELGVGHSTISNIWKARDKIEQEFQNEKLSVKKLRNCTHTDLDNVLLRWFKNQRNLCIPINGPILQQKANELAEGLGKHSFNCSTGWIQRFRARHNIVFSTISGESNSVNTEITQNWLEKVWPELREGYTDDQIYNADETGLFYRMLPLFSGIVFL from the coding sequence ATGAGCAAACGAAAGCAATTCACCATCGAAGAAAAGGCAAATgtcatttttcgtttaaaaaaaggtgAAAAAAATTCCGACATAGCTAATGAATTAGGCGTAGGTCACTCTACAATTTCCAACATATGGAAAGCTCGAGACAAAATCGAACAAGagtttcaaaatgaaaaattatcagTTAAGAAACTCAGAAATTGTACACATACAGATTTAGATAATGTTTTATTACGATGGTTTAAAAATCAAAGAAATCTATGCATTCCAATTAATGGACCAATTCTTCAACAGAAAGCCAATGAATTAGCTGAAGGCCTTGGTAAGCATAGTTTTAATTGTTCCACTGGTTGGATTCAAAGATTTAGAGCGaggcataatattgtgttttcaaCAATAAGCGGAGAATCAAATTCGGTCAATACtgaaataacacaaaattggcTCGAAAAAGTATGGCCTGAATTACGAGAAGGATACACAGATGACCAAATTTATAATGCAGATGAGACTGGACTTTTTTACAGAATGCTTCCATTATTCTCTGgaatagtttttctttaa